Proteins co-encoded in one uncultured Draconibacterium sp. genomic window:
- a CDS encoding DUF4270 domain-containing protein yields MKYNNVQLLKLVGGLFVLVTILVACNSEKNDLGLGMLPAEDLMNVRNISVSDKIASYTFNENGIVANKGTKNLLGTLNDPVFGKTTANYAAQFRLTKYPDYGTNPKVDSVRLYLFYRDVYGDTITSQHIKVYEMEALLNPDAEYTQDIDLKSMASDISLAEFDYTPKVELDSATQDTNFQMLTISIDNTLGEKLISADSLDMISNDVFLQYFKGLYLESANVAGEGSLITLHRAMVSGSSIQRPGLVVYYNNDEMLTDTTLADVDTSFNYVYYLTDYSARVSEFKHDYSGAPFLGSLDQEDEESDLIYVQPTGGLKSRITIADLESWKDSTNMGINKAEIIFHVDTVASDIHNYPPPSQLLFTFVAPDGEEYRPDDYFFNPAYYGGVLDTSDYTYRFNITQHMQQIIDYPDPADEDNYVGNQGFYLTTGRRADMANRVVLKGAKQGGVDMRITYSKFLD; encoded by the coding sequence ATGAAATACAATAACGTGCAGTTGTTAAAATTAGTTGGAGGATTATTCGTTCTTGTAACCATTTTGGTTGCGTGCAATAGCGAGAAAAACGACTTGGGGCTGGGAATGCTTCCTGCCGAAGATTTGATGAATGTTCGGAATATTTCTGTTTCGGATAAAATTGCGTCTTATACATTTAACGAGAATGGAATTGTTGCCAACAAGGGAACAAAAAACCTGTTGGGAACCCTGAATGATCCGGTTTTTGGAAAAACAACGGCAAATTATGCAGCGCAGTTCCGATTAACAAAATATCCTGATTACGGAACCAATCCGAAGGTTGATTCGGTTCGTCTGTATCTGTTTTACAGGGATGTTTATGGCGATACCATTACATCACAGCATATTAAAGTGTACGAAATGGAAGCATTACTCAATCCTGATGCTGAATATACGCAGGATATTGATTTGAAATCGATGGCTTCGGATATTTCGCTTGCCGAATTTGATTATACACCAAAAGTAGAATTGGATTCTGCAACTCAGGATACCAACTTCCAGATGTTGACCATTTCTATTGATAATACTTTAGGCGAAAAACTGATTAGTGCTGATTCGCTTGATATGATCAGTAACGATGTATTTCTTCAGTACTTTAAAGGACTTTATTTAGAAAGTGCTAATGTTGCCGGAGAAGGATCTCTGATAACGTTACATAGAGCTATGGTTTCAGGTAGTAGTATTCAGAGACCAGGGCTGGTGGTATATTACAATAACGATGAAATGCTAACTGATACAACTCTTGCTGATGTTGATACTTCTTTTAATTATGTATACTATCTTACGGATTATAGTGCACGTGTTAGCGAATTTAAACACGATTACTCCGGTGCTCCTTTTTTAGGTAGTCTTGATCAGGAAGATGAGGAAAGCGACCTGATTTATGTGCAGCCTACTGGTGGTTTAAAATCAAGAATCACAATCGCCGACCTTGAAAGCTGGAAAGACTCAACTAATATGGGAATCAACAAGGCCGAAATTATTTTTCATGTTGATACTGTTGCGAGTGATATCCACAATTACCCGCCACCAAGCCAGTTGCTGTTTACTTTTGTGGCTCCTGATGGCGAAGAATATCGTCCGGATGATTATTTCTTTAATCCGGCTTATTACGGAGGAGTTCTTGATACCAGCGATTACACCTATCGATTTAATATTACACAGCACATGCAGCAAATTATCGATTATCCCGATCCTGCAGATGAAGATAATTATGTAGGTAACCAGGGATTTTATCTAACAACTGGGCGCCGTGCCGATATGGCGAACCGGGTGGTATTAAAAGGTGCCAAGCAAGGTGGTGTTGATATGAGAATCACTTATTCAAAATTTTTGGATTAA